In a genomic window of Methanogenium sp. S4BF:
- a CDS encoding energy-coupling factor transporter ATPase, with amino-acid sequence MGILLAIGAILRYLLNIIPTAIVSNPIIALYCLAIILIRPNVRDTIGIGIVAGIISALISHSIFPPANLISEPLGALVCMALYSATRKHIPVAPTVATLGATLVSGFSFITVSIIVIASGFISAPGEGFTVGAFIVAVSPVIVLTAIANAVIAQVLYIPSSKILMRGAKGEDVQVRPEMMKDESDDPATPAFRFTGFSYTYPQGTAPALTDVNLTIPRGECVLVNGTTGAGKTTFCLAAAGVLCHEYEGKTVGTLSLFGRDVQGYEDMGDIGRKVGVVFDDADAQLIFTTVEEEVLSGLENRGLESEEVKTRLEEMLAFTSLTDLRYREPHSLSGGQKQRVALAATLASGTECIILDEATAELDTAATESIIAILTKLKDAGRTIIVVEQKPRELAAIADRVITIEGGRLTKDETAEAFFATYTDEQQVSGELVDTASVARPCEPRIAVHNLVHAYGTHKALAGVSMEICPGELVAIIGENGSGKTTLVKHLNGLLRPTSGTVTVCGMNAADERVTRLAGKAGLVFQNPDTMLFEDTVEKEMQFGMKNIGIDPAASQERIAEVLKMVGLGGRLSQFPRAMSRGERQRLAIACVVAMKPDVIILDEPTTGLDPEEADRIMHILRSLSEAGHTVLMVSHDMSMVARHAQRIIRMDSGTITSDSTRIGGGAA; translated from the coding sequence GTGGGCATTCTGCTTGCCATCGGCGCCATTCTCCGGTACCTGCTCAATATTATTCCGACAGCCATTGTGTCAAACCCTATCATCGCACTCTACTGTCTTGCAATCATCCTCATTCGCCCGAATGTGCGGGACACCATCGGGATCGGCATTGTGGCAGGCATCATCTCCGCTTTGATCAGCCACTCCATCTTCCCGCCGGCAAACCTCATCTCAGAGCCGCTGGGAGCGCTGGTCTGTATGGCCCTGTATTCAGCGACGCGAAAACACATCCCCGTCGCACCCACGGTGGCCACCCTCGGCGCCACCTTAGTGAGCGGGTTCTCCTTCATTACGGTCAGCATCATCGTCATTGCATCGGGCTTCATATCCGCACCCGGTGAAGGGTTTACGGTGGGCGCCTTCATCGTCGCGGTATCACCCGTCATCGTTCTCACGGCCATTGCAAACGCCGTCATCGCACAGGTGCTCTACATCCCGTCGTCAAAGATCCTGATGCGGGGGGCAAAGGGAGAGGACGTGCAGGTGCGCCCGGAGATGATGAAAGACGAATCGGACGACCCGGCCACACCGGCATTCCGGTTCACCGGCTTCTCCTACACCTATCCGCAGGGGACAGCCCCCGCTCTCACGGATGTGAACCTCACGATTCCGCGGGGAGAATGCGTGCTGGTGAACGGCACCACCGGCGCGGGAAAAACCACCTTCTGTCTGGCGGCAGCAGGCGTCCTCTGCCACGAATATGAAGGCAAGACGGTCGGCACCCTCTCCCTTTTCGGACGCGATGTGCAGGGCTATGAGGACATGGGCGACATCGGCAGGAAAGTGGGTGTCGTCTTTGACGATGCCGATGCACAGCTGATATTCACGACCGTTGAGGAGGAAGTCCTTTCCGGCCTTGAGAACCGTGGCCTTGAATCAGAAGAGGTCAAAACCCGTCTGGAGGAGATGCTGGCGTTCACCAGCCTCACTGACCTCCGCTACCGCGAACCCCATTCCCTCTCCGGCGGACAGAAGCAGCGGGTGGCCCTTGCAGCCACCCTTGCGTCCGGCACGGAATGCATTATCCTGGACGAAGCCACAGCAGAGCTCGACACCGCTGCGACAGAGAGCATCATCGCCATCCTCACCAAACTCAAGGACGCGGGCAGGACCATCATCGTGGTGGAGCAGAAACCGCGTGAACTCGCCGCCATCGCCGACCGGGTCATTACAATAGAAGGCGGCCGGCTCACCAAAGACGAGACGGCAGAGGCCTTCTTCGCCACCTATACCGATGAACAGCAGGTCAGCGGGGAACTGGTGGATACCGCATCTGTCGCACGGCCGTGCGAACCCCGGATTGCGGTGCACAATCTGGTGCACGCCTACGGGACGCACAAGGCCCTCGCAGGTGTCAGCATGGAGATCTGCCCCGGCGAACTGGTGGCCATCATCGGTGAGAACGGCTCGGGGAAGACGACCCTTGTCAAGCACCTCAACGGGCTTTTACGCCCGACATCCGGCACGGTGACGGTCTGCGGCATGAATGCGGCAGATGAGCGGGTCACCCGCCTCGCAGGGAAGGCGGGGCTGGTCTTCCAGAACCCCGACACCATGCTCTTTGAAGACACCGTTGAAAAGGAGATGCAGTTCGGGATGAAGAACATCGGCATCGACCCGGCCGCATCACAGGAGCGCATCGCCGAAGTACTGAAGATGGTGGGGCTGGGCGGCCGCCTCTCCCAGTTCCCCCGTGCGATGAGCAGAGGGGAGCGCCAGCGCCTCGCGATTGCCTGTGTGGTCGCGATGAAACCGGACGTCATCATCCTTGACGAGCCGACCACCGGCCTTGACCCGGAGGAAGCCGACCGCATCATGCACATTCTCCGGTCGCTCTCTGAGGCGGGCCACACCGTTCTGATGGTCAGCCACGACATGTCCATGGTCGCACGGCATGCACAGCGCATCATCCGGATGGACAGCGGAACAATCACATCAGACAGCACACGCATCGGCGGAGGTGCAGCATAA
- a CDS encoding energy-coupling factor transporter transmembrane component T, with protein MAEILQYKRIDGVFHRMNALTKICFLLVVIVLAILSTNPVVLASIILLILMLAVAGRFGRELLAQVPMLIFLSAGLLLLTVLTMQSGEVIGYLIPTAVPVIGGHIPITTGALNFAAILSLRFFVMLFAFQLMIISTQPRDLITALQRMHLPVDYSLMLLIAIRFIPSLQLEGKRIQEAQRARAYNPGAGVKGKIKELTPIIIPLVSNALGKANVLGLTIDLRGLRTMSRTPGLDRPFGTPDYLLAVLTVVLVIAGAAMILG; from the coding sequence ATGGCAGAAATTCTTCAGTATAAACGAATTGACGGGGTATTCCACCGGATGAACGCACTCACGAAGATCTGCTTTTTGCTGGTGGTCATCGTGCTTGCCATCCTCTCCACCAACCCGGTGGTGCTCGCCAGTATCATCCTTCTGATACTCATGCTTGCCGTGGCCGGACGCTTTGGCCGTGAACTGCTCGCACAGGTGCCGATGCTCATCTTCCTGAGTGCGGGGCTTCTGCTTTTGACTGTGCTCACCATGCAGAGCGGAGAAGTGATCGGATACCTGATTCCAACCGCCGTGCCGGTCATCGGCGGCCACATCCCCATCACCACCGGGGCGCTGAACTTCGCCGCCATCCTCTCCCTGCGGTTCTTTGTGATGCTCTTTGCATTCCAGCTGATGATCATCTCCACCCAGCCGCGTGACCTGATCACCGCCCTGCAGAGGATGCACCTCCCGGTGGACTACTCGCTGATGCTCCTGATAGCCATCCGGTTCATCCCGAGCCTGCAGCTGGAAGGCAAGCGTATCCAGGAGGCACAGCGGGCACGGGCATACAACCCCGGTGCAGGGGTCAAAGGCAAAATAAAGGAGCTGACCCCCATCATCATCCCGCTCGTTTCAAACGCCCTCGGCAAGGCCAATGTCCTCGGTCTCACGATTGACCTCCGGGGACTGCGAACGATGTCCCGCACACCCGGCCTCGACCGCCCCTTCGGCACACCGGATTACCTGCTGGCGGTGCTCACTGTGGTTCTTGTCATTGCCGGGGCTGCGATGATTCTGGGGTGA
- a CDS encoding PEGA domain-containing protein: MKIGALLISVLVVAMLVIPAAAAGAEPVATEEPISGGVTLTPTPVPTTVATTAATPVPTTVPTTVATTAATPVPTTVPTTVATTAATPVPTTVPTTVATTVPTTVPATEKPVPQVGWLTILSSPSGAEVTIDGKAAGVTPINGRELGSGSHTIVVTMTGYERYTTEKDLRAGEQAAIDATLKLIPVTPVPTTVPTTPATAVPTPVPTTQATPVPTTHAPVGSEKGWLRVNCNVNGAAVIFDTSMPGGTIVQGFSDTGVVTTGTPYQTFTVRKSGYTTFTGPVTAWPANGQTVNLYATLNPTPSPTYGSITVVSHPSGAIATIDGSTWQRTPATFTSVRAGTSHNVQITMNGYQSYMTSVYVTAGQTVTVNAYLTPNPPQTGSLNVNTAPQGADIYVDGSFIAESPNVVTNLAPGLHTLRLHKGGYNEYVTTVTVSAGQQTPVTVTFTPQHPTLGSVEVGSTPGGSAVFLDGTYMGQTPVNSYFDLTSVLQGSHTIRITHPDFEDYSQTMYVKGGSVMTVNAQLTPNAPSPTPDTTGQLIVSSTPTGAEVYLDNAFRGITPVTLPDIPAGSHTVTVKQTGYTDASQTVTVTGGQSTPVALGLVAVPPTTQGPAPVLPVMAAFAIIGAVLALVGRKE, from the coding sequence ATGAAAATTGGTGCATTACTTATATCTGTCCTCGTTGTTGCCATGCTGGTGATTCCCGCAGCAGCAGCCGGGGCTGAACCGGTTGCGACCGAAGAGCCGATCAGTGGCGGGGTGACTCTGACACCCACCCCGGTACCCACAACCGTAGCGACAACGGCAGCCACCCCGGTACCTACTACCGTACCCACAACCGTAGCGACAACGGCAGCCACTCCGGTACCAACAACCGTGCCCACAACCGTAGCGACAACGGCAGCCACTCCGGTACCAACAACCGTGCCCACAACCGTTGCGACAACAGTCCCCACCACGGTACCCGCAACAGAAAAACCGGTGCCGCAGGTTGGATGGCTGACGATTCTGTCCTCGCCTTCCGGAGCAGAGGTCACTATTGACGGGAAAGCGGCCGGAGTAACTCCCATCAACGGCAGGGAATTGGGATCCGGCTCTCACACCATTGTGGTCACGATGACAGGCTATGAGCGATACACTACCGAAAAGGATCTCCGTGCCGGTGAGCAGGCTGCCATCGATGCAACGCTGAAACTGATACCGGTAACGCCAGTACCGACCACCGTCCCGACCACGCCGGCAACAGCAGTGCCGACACCTGTGCCGACGACTCAGGCAACGCCGGTGCCCACGACTCATGCACCCGTCGGCTCTGAGAAGGGATGGCTGCGGGTGAACTGCAACGTGAACGGCGCTGCGGTTATCTTTGACACATCCATGCCGGGAGGCACCATTGTCCAGGGATTCTCCGATACCGGGGTCGTGACGACCGGCACGCCATACCAGACGTTTACCGTCCGGAAATCCGGCTACACGACCTTCACCGGGCCGGTGACGGCGTGGCCTGCAAACGGACAGACGGTGAACCTGTATGCAACCCTGAACCCGACCCCCTCACCGACGTATGGGTCCATAACGGTTGTCTCCCACCCCTCCGGCGCGATTGCCACCATTGACGGCAGCACATGGCAGCGTACGCCTGCCACCTTTACATCCGTGCGTGCGGGAACCAGCCATAACGTTCAGATTACGATGAACGGCTACCAGTCATACATGACGTCAGTGTATGTGACCGCTGGCCAGACCGTCACGGTGAATGCATACCTGACGCCCAATCCCCCGCAGACGGGCTCCCTGAATGTCAATACCGCACCCCAGGGGGCGGATATCTATGTGGACGGGAGCTTCATCGCCGAAAGCCCGAATGTCGTCACCAACCTTGCACCCGGTTTGCACACCCTCCGGCTGCACAAGGGAGGGTATAATGAGTACGTCACGACTGTCACCGTGAGTGCTGGGCAGCAGACGCCCGTCACCGTGACGTTCACCCCTCAGCATCCGACCCTGGGGTCTGTTGAAGTGGGGTCCACACCGGGTGGTTCAGCCGTATTCCTTGACGGGACCTATATGGGCCAGACCCCGGTCAACAGCTATTTCGACCTGACAAGTGTGTTGCAGGGCTCGCACACCATCCGTATTACGCATCCGGATTTCGAGGACTACAGCCAGACGATGTACGTAAAAGGCGGGTCTGTCATGACCGTGAATGCGCAGCTTACACCGAATGCGCCGTCGCCCACGCCTGACACGACCGGACAGCTCATCGTCTCCTCAACTCCGACCGGTGCGGAAGTGTACCTTGATAATGCGTTCCGGGGCATCACCCCGGTGACCCTCCCGGACATCCCCGCCGGCTCGCATACCGTGACCGTGAAACAGACCGGATATACCGATGCCTCCCAGACAGTGACTGTCACCGGCGGCCAGAGCACGCCGGTTGCGCTTGGTCTCGTGGCCGTTCCCCCGACCACTCAGGGCCCTGCACCTGTTCTCCCTGTAATGGCGGCCTTTGCCATTATCGGTGCGGTCCTTGCCCTCGTGGGCAGGAAAGAATAA
- a CDS encoding tetratricopeptide repeat protein — protein sequence MISENTELRSGIGNGLSEVFLEQKKYDMAVASAEWVLETNPSDIGAREKKADALASLEQYEEAAAIQQSVVTDKGAGATLDDWNKLAGLNAKAGNIESCVDAYETVLFMYDTPYAGGGAASGEPDSYQRLTCEKGAILIKLQRYDEAIACYQSAVDMNPSDASAWIGLGDAYLFQSLYDQGQLADLYADLGKAPPERDSSVQKMTSSSFEAHRKAVDAYQKAVEIDPLVYPAVAAKIMGSYEKTVNSYQDILESM from the coding sequence ATGATATCAGAAAACACCGAATTACGGTCAGGCATCGGGAATGGCCTTTCTGAAGTATTTCTTGAACAAAAAAAGTATGACATGGCAGTTGCATCGGCTGAATGGGTTCTGGAGACAAATCCGTCCGACATCGGGGCACGGGAAAAAAAGGCTGATGCACTGGCCAGCCTTGAACAGTATGAAGAGGCTGCAGCAATTCAGCAGTCCGTTGTGACAGACAAGGGAGCCGGGGCGACCCTGGACGACTGGAACAAACTTGCCGGACTGAACGCAAAGGCAGGTAATATCGAATCCTGTGTGGATGCCTATGAGACGGTGCTCTTCATGTATGATACTCCATACGCCGGAGGCGGAGCCGCATCGGGGGAACCAGACAGTTACCAGAGACTCACCTGTGAAAAAGGGGCGATACTCATTAAACTCCAGCGATATGACGAAGCCATCGCCTGCTACCAGTCGGCAGTCGATATGAACCCGTCTGATGCCTCGGCATGGATTGGTCTGGGGGATGCATACCTCTTTCAATCCCTCTATGATCAGGGCCAGTTAGCAGATCTCTACGCTGACCTGGGAAAAGCACCCCCGGAGAGGGATTCATCCGTGCAGAAGATGACCAGCTCATCGTTCGAGGCTCACAGAAAGGCGGTTGATGCATACCAGAAGGCAGTCGAAATTGACCCTCTCGTATATCCGGCAGTTGCAGCCAAGATCATGGGCAGTTATGAAAAGACGGTGAACAGTTACCAGGACATCCTGGAGAGTATGTAG
- a CDS encoding DUF6198 family protein → MVGTTAIKTTVTRYAVLLTGLFFMGLGISLITKSYLGTSPISSVPYVLCLVFPVTFGEFAFLLGVFFLCIEILILGRNFPRIQYLQVFVGLILGFFIDLGMLLFASVNPGFYAAEIITLLLGCILLAFGVYLEVSSNTFVYPGDAVVKIIANKAGKKFGTVKVAFDMTLCCSAGIISFFSFGTIKGLGEGTLISALLVGYIITAISTLFLYFNVGGSLFHPGR, encoded by the coding sequence ATGGTTGGCACTACAGCGATCAAAACTACCGTTACACGTTATGCAGTCCTGCTCACGGGATTATTTTTCATGGGCCTTGGAATAAGCCTGATCACCAAATCATACCTCGGGACATCTCCGATTTCAAGTGTCCCCTATGTTCTCTGTCTGGTATTTCCGGTTACCTTTGGAGAATTTGCATTTTTGCTGGGTGTTTTCTTTCTTTGTATAGAGATTCTGATACTGGGGAGAAATTTCCCCCGAATCCAGTATCTTCAGGTTTTTGTCGGCCTTATTCTTGGATTTTTTATTGATCTGGGTATGCTGCTGTTCGCTTCTGTGAATCCGGGTTTTTATGCCGCGGAAATCATCACGTTATTACTGGGCTGCATCCTGCTGGCTTTTGGGGTTTACCTGGAAGTTTCATCCAATACGTTTGTCTATCCCGGTGATGCCGTGGTAAAAATAATTGCAAACAAAGCCGGAAAAAAATTTGGAACGGTAAAGGTGGCATTTGATATGACACTCTGCTGTTCTGCAGGTATAATCTCGTTTTTCTCATTCGGGACGATAAAGGGTCTGGGAGAGGGGACCCTCATTTCCGCTTTGCTTGTAGGATATATTATAACGGCAATTAGCACGCTGTTTCTGTATTTTAATGTGGGAGGCAGTCTGTTCCATCCGGGGCGCTGA
- the cmk gene encoding (d)CMP kinase yields MRITVSGPPGSGTTSLAKYLVNKHNFSLISAGEVFRGLAAERNMNLADFGRLAEEDESVDLMIDARQKEIGEARDNIIIEGRLAGHMIDNADIRIWVAASVECRSVRISDREEIDPQTAVELTIEREDCEAGRYRKYYDIDINDLTPYDLVINSEVWGVDEIGAIVDAAIAGIKK; encoded by the coding sequence ATGCGGATCACGGTGAGCGGCCCGCCGGGAAGCGGAACAACGTCACTTGCCAAATATTTGGTGAATAAACATAATTTCAGTCTGATATCTGCAGGGGAGGTTTTCCGCGGCCTTGCTGCAGAACGTAATATGAATCTGGCCGACTTCGGACGGCTGGCAGAGGAAGATGAATCTGTGGACCTGATGATCGATGCCCGCCAGAAGGAGATTGGCGAGGCACGCGATAATATCATCATTGAGGGACGACTTGCAGGACACATGATTGATAACGCTGATATCCGCATCTGGGTGGCGGCGTCTGTTGAATGCCGATCTGTGCGCATCTCTGACAGGGAAGAGATCGACCCGCAGACAGCAGTTGAACTCACCATCGAACGTGAGGACTGCGAGGCTGGCAGATACCGGAAATACTACGATATTGATATCAATGATCTCACGCCCTACGACCTCGTTATAAATTCTGAGGTATGGGGGGTCGATGAGATTGGCGCCATTGTTGATGCGGCCATTGCGGGCATCAAAAAATAA
- a CDS encoding EMC3/TMCO1 family protein, with product MTSFFIVMLIAMGAYSIPPVRDAIGYGANFIFGPMATVIGVTENPNLWVILILILASITGCYSSLLQKYTIDYEKMQAVQAKMKEFQKIYREAQLAGDEKKLKKLNDKRARMMEEQMQMSQEQFKPMKWILLVTVPIFIWMLWTISNVQASFDAGIITEMPTIVFPYLGEIGINDVAFFLPAWILWYMICSICLSQVIRKALNIGGL from the coding sequence ATGACATCATTTTTCATTGTCATGCTTATCGCGATGGGGGCATATTCCATACCCCCGGTTCGTGATGCTATCGGGTATGGTGCGAACTTTATCTTCGGGCCCATGGCAACGGTCATCGGTGTTACTGAAAATCCCAATCTCTGGGTTATTTTGATCCTCATTCTTGCATCGATTACCGGATGTTATTCATCCCTTCTCCAGAAGTATACGATAGACTATGAGAAGATGCAGGCAGTGCAGGCAAAGATGAAGGAATTCCAGAAGATTTACCGTGAAGCCCAGCTTGCAGGCGATGAGAAGAAACTCAAAAAGCTCAATGACAAGCGGGCACGGATGATGGAAGAACAGATGCAGATGTCTCAGGAGCAGTTCAAGCCGATGAAATGGATTCTGCTGGTGACGGTTCCCATCTTTATCTGGATGCTCTGGACGATTTCAAATGTTCAGGCTTCCTTTGATGCCGGAATCATCACGGAGATGCCGACCATTGTCTTCCCGTATCTGGGGGAGATCGGGATCAATGATGTCGCGTTCTTCCTCCCGGCATGGATTCTCTGGTATATGATCTGCTCCATCTGCCTCTCGCAGGTGATCCGTAAGGCACTGAATATCGGAGGCCTCTGA
- a CDS encoding adenylate kinase → MGKKVVITGVPGVGKTTVINQTISELASEGVEYQNINFGSCMFDVASNQGLVQSRDEMRKLEQAKQRELQRNAAQFIAKTEGNVIIDTHCTVKTPKGYLAGLPEWVLKELMPDIVVLVETDEDQILMRRMGDETRIRDAEGYRALCEHQQFNRAMAASYAMLTGCTVKVVVNADNLLEKSVEELKEILR, encoded by the coding sequence ATGGGTAAAAAAGTAGTAATTACCGGTGTACCGGGAGTCGGCAAGACAACCGTCATCAATCAGACAATTTCTGAACTCGCATCCGAGGGTGTCGAGTATCAGAATATTAATTTTGGATCGTGCATGTTCGATGTCGCATCCAATCAGGGCCTCGTGCAGAGCCGTGATGAGATGCGGAAACTCGAACAGGCAAAACAGCGTGAACTGCAGCGCAATGCAGCTCAGTTCATCGCTAAGACAGAAGGCAATGTCATCATCGATACGCACTGTACGGTGAAGACACCGAAGGGATATCTTGCAGGACTTCCCGAATGGGTGCTCAAAGAGCTGATGCCTGATATCGTTGTCCTTGTCGAGACCGATGAGGATCAGATCCTGATGCGGCGGATGGGCGATGAAACCCGTATCCGTGATGCAGAAGGCTACCGTGCTCTCTGTGAGCACCAGCAGTTTAACCGTGCAATGGCAGCCTCATATGCGATGCTGACCGGATGTACGGTGAAAGTTGTGGTCAATGCTGACAATCTGCTTGAGAAATCGGTGGAAGAGCTCAAAGAGATTCTGAGGTGA
- the secY gene encoding preprotein translocase subunit SecY, whose product MGAMLDRLEPLLAAMPAVRSPEGHVHFKNKLIWTAAILILYFVLTNIPVFGLDPSSQDIFSFYRALLAGASGSIAHLGIGPIVTASIVLQLLKGADLLDLDTSDARGQVMYMGLQKLLIFVMIVLEALPNVIGGFLSPDPVVANALFGGNLGAVTFLIFLQICIGGVLIFFMDEVVTKWGVGSGVGLFIIAGVSQGLVNGFLNWNAVQDAYPVGFFPRLFAVIMDGAPFLEYFGTDMLALITTVAIFLVIVYVESTRIEIPLAHASVRGARGRFPVKLIYASVLPMILVRVLQANIQMLGLFLNNLGITILGTFQGNTPINGIMYFLAPINGPSDWMWWAYDVGHPIWEIIIRMGLDLFVMVVGGAIFALFWVKTAGLDSSHVARQIQMSGMSIPGYRRSEQVLVKYLDRYIPRVTVIGGVFVGLLSVVANYFGVIGMVGGTGLLLTVSIVYRLYEEVASEQIMEMYPFMRGFFGKE is encoded by the coding sequence ATGGGAGCGATGCTGGATCGATTAGAACCGCTGCTGGCAGCAATGCCTGCAGTGAGAAGTCCGGAAGGGCATGTCCACTTTAAAAACAAGTTAATCTGGACTGCTGCTATTCTGATTTTGTATTTTGTACTGACCAATATTCCGGTTTTTGGGCTTGATCCGAGTTCACAGGATATTTTCTCGTTCTACCGTGCCCTCTTAGCCGGTGCGAGCGGCTCAATCGCCCATCTGGGTATCGGGCCGATTGTCACTGCATCCATCGTGCTTCAGCTCCTCAAGGGTGCTGATCTGTTGGATTTGGATACCAGTGATGCACGCGGACAGGTCATGTACATGGGCTTACAGAAGCTCCTGATCTTTGTCATGATCGTACTTGAGGCACTGCCGAACGTTATCGGTGGATTCCTGTCCCCTGACCCGGTCGTTGCAAATGCATTATTTGGCGGAAATCTCGGTGCTGTGACGTTTCTTATCTTCCTGCAGATCTGTATCGGTGGGGTACTGATCTTCTTCATGGATGAGGTCGTTACCAAATGGGGAGTCGGCTCCGGCGTCGGTCTCTTTATCATTGCTGGTGTTTCCCAGGGTCTTGTCAACGGGTTCCTTAACTGGAATGCGGTGCAGGACGCTTACCCTGTCGGGTTCTTCCCGCGGCTCTTTGCGGTCATCATGGATGGTGCGCCATTCCTTGAGTACTTCGGCACTGATATGCTCGCTTTGATTACGACTGTTGCGATATTCCTTGTGATTGTCTATGTGGAATCGACACGGATTGAAATTCCGCTTGCACATGCGTCTGTACGTGGTGCACGCGGGCGTTTCCCGGTGAAACTCATCTACGCCAGTGTGCTGCCGATGATTCTTGTCCGTGTCCTGCAGGCCAACATCCAGATGCTCGGCCTGTTCCTGAACAATCTTGGGATCACTATCCTGGGAACGTTCCAGGGCAACACACCGATAAACGGCATCATGTACTTCCTTGCACCTATCAACGGTCCGTCCGACTGGATGTGGTGGGCATATGATGTCGGTCACCCGATCTGGGAGATTATCATCAGAATGGGTCTCGACCTCTTCGTGATGGTGGTCGGCGGCGCAATCTTTGCACTCTTCTGGGTGAAGACAGCGGGCCTTGACTCGTCCCATGTCGCACGGCAGATCCAGATGAGCGGTATGTCGATCCCCGGGTACCGGAGATCAGAGCAGGTCCTTGTCAAATATCTGGACCGCTACATCCCGCGTGTCACCGTCATTGGTGGTGTCTTTGTGGGTCTCCTCAGTGTGGTTGCCAACTACTTTGGTGTCATCGGAATGGTTGGAGGAACGGGTCTCCTGCTGACAGTCAGTATTGTATACCGGCTGTATGAGGAGGTCGCAAGTGAACAGATCATGGAGATGTACCCGTTCATGCGCGGGTTCTTCGGCAAGGAGTGA
- a CDS encoding uL15m family ribosomal protein codes for MPVNKRSKYRGSRTCGGGTHKNRRGAGNRGGRGRAGHRDHRFSHFLVNNDVHNGKHGFVNKNPSAVDAVDIGDIDQMADALVASGNAEMDGDTIVIDAGQIGIDKILGGGQVTKKMNISAVSFTDRARQKIEENGGQALDA; via the coding sequence ATGCCAGTAAACAAACGCTCAAAATATCGCGGATCACGGACATGCGGCGGTGGAACGCACAAGAACCGTCGTGGCGCCGGAAACCGTGGTGGCAGAGGCCGTGCAGGTCACCGTGACCACCGGTTCTCCCATTTCCTCGTTAACAATGATGTCCACAACGGAAAGCACGGGTTTGTGAACAAGAACCCGTCTGCTGTTGACGCTGTTGACATCGGGGATATCGACCAGATGGCAGATGCCCTTGTGGCATCAGGAAACGCAGAGATGGATGGAGATACCATCGTCATTGATGCAGGCCAAATCGGTATTGATAAAATACTTGGAGGCGGACAAGTTACCAAGAAGATGAACATCTCTGCTGTGTCATTTACTGACAGAGCCCGACAAAAGATTGAAGAGAACGGTGGCCAGGCACTGGACGCCTGA
- a CDS encoding 50S ribosomal protein L30: MYVVVQVRGVVNCSREIKDTLKMLRLHHINHCVLIPDTPAYLGMIRKVKDYVAYGEADPEILGTVLSTRGRLTGNIRLTDEYVKENSTFGDINAFAAALCAGEASMTDVPELKPVLRLHPPRKGFKSIKRTFQQGGALGNYGSEINSLLYRMR; encoded by the coding sequence ATGTATGTGGTAGTACAGGTACGCGGTGTCGTAAACTGCAGCAGGGAGATTAAAGATACCCTGAAGATGCTCCGTCTTCACCACATCAACCACTGTGTCCTTATTCCGGACACCCCGGCATACCTCGGTATGATCCGGAAGGTTAAGGATTACGTCGCATACGGCGAGGCTGATCCTGAGATCCTCGGGACTGTCCTCTCCACCCGCGGCAGGCTGACCGGAAACATCCGCCTGACCGATGAGTATGTGAAGGAGAACTCAACGTTTGGGGACATCAATGCATTCGCAGCTGCACTCTGTGCAGGTGAAGCGTCAATGACTGATGTGCCTGAACTCAAGCCAGTACTCCGGCTCCACCCTCCGCGCAAGGGATTCAAGTCCATTAAGCGGACCTTCCAGCAGGGCGGTGCACTCGGAAACTACGGAAGTGAGATTAATTCACTTCTCTACAGGATGCGGTGA